In a genomic window of Ipomoea triloba cultivar NCNSP0323 chromosome 3, ASM357664v1:
- the LOC116013698 gene encoding SWI/SNF complex component SNF12 homolog: MSMNNNSNSNTPVIKNAGLGNPSGVVQMQMQMPQSVSVTQNQPAPHLLAQSRVPPHFPGHFQLSEPQTLALGAQGPSHSHFQPHQQPQSFHHFQNSAANNANTGASAPAASTPSVVASAGVSAKKVLQRQPSRATGQGQVAGPMLKTMELTPAARKRKRKLSEKHIPEKVAAILPESALYTQLLEFESRVDAALVRMKTDILESLKNPQRIQKTLRLYVFNTFANQTGASPQKEHGQPPSWSLRIFGRILNNKTPAVGMQEKPSPSDPKFSSFFKKITVYLDQSLYADNHVILWESSRSPVLHDGFEVRRKGDKEFTAIIRLEMNYVPEKYKLSPALQDVLGIEMETRPRILAAIWQYVKARKLQLPDETSSFMCDPALRKVFGEEKLKFSTVSQKIDAHLTIPQPIHLEHKVKLSGSSPTGNTCYDILVDVPFTPQKEMLTYLANLGKNKEIDVCDEAISAAIKKIHEHNQRRAFFLGFSQSPYEFINALVASQARDLKLVSGDSVRDEENERRSEFYHQSWIEDAVIRYLNRKAPPGQ; the protein is encoded by the exons ATGTCGATGAATAACAACAGCAATAGTAATACTCCTGTAATTAAGAATGCCGGTTTGGGTAATCCCTCCGGGGTGGTGCAAATGCAAATGCAAATGCCTCAATCTGTGTCTGTAACTCAAAACCAACCGGCGCCGCATCTCCTTGCCCAGTCTCGCGTGCCCCCTCACTTTCCTGGTCATTTCCAGTTGTCCGAGCCTCAAACGCTGGCGTTAGGAGCGCAGGGGCCTTCTCATTCGCACTTCCAACCTCATCAGCAGCCTCAGTCTTTTCACCACTTTCAGAATTCTGCTGCTAACAATGCTAATACGGGTGCCTCTGCGCCTGCTGCATCTACGCCCAGTGTGGTGGCCTCTGCTGGTGTGTCTGCGAAGAAGGTGCTCCAAAGGCAGCCTTCCCGGGCGACTGGGCAAGGTCAGGTGGCGGGTCCAATGTTGAAGACCATGGAACTGACTCCCGCTGCACGCAAAAGGAAGAGGAAGCTATCGGAGAAGCATATCCCGGAGAAAGTGGCTGCCATTTTGCCAGAGTCTGCGCTTTATACTCAGTTGCTTGAATTTGAGTCTCGTGTAGATGCTGCTCTCGTGAGAATGAAGACTGACATTTTGGAATCTCTTAAGAATCCTCAGCGCATACAGAAAACACTTAGGTTATATGTCTTTAACACATTTGCCAACCAAACTGGAGCTAGTCCCCAGAAGGAACATGGCCAGCCGCCTTCCTGGTCACTTAGGATCTTTGGTAGGATCCTGAACAATAAAACTCCCGCGGTGGGGATGCAAGAAAAGCCAAGTCCTTCAGATCCCAAGTTTTCATCTTTCTTCAAGAAAATCACTGTATATCTTGATCAGAGTCTTTATGCTGATAATCATGTGATTTTGTGGGAGAGTTCCCGGTCACCTGTGCTTCATGATGGCTTTGAGGTGAGGAGGAAAGGAGATAAGGAGTTCACTGCGATTATCAGACTGGAAATGAACTATGTGCCAGAGAAGTATAAACTTTCACCAGCTTTGCAAGATGTTCTTGGAATTGAAATGGAGACACGCCCAAGAATATTAGCTGCCATTTGGCAATATGTGAAGGCAAGAAAGCTACAGCTTCCTGATGAGACTTCATCCTTTATGTGCGATCCAGCGCTAAGGAAGGTTTTCGGAGAAGAGAAGCTTAAATTCTCCACAGTAAGTCAAAAGATTGACGCACATTTGACTATACCCCAGCCAATACATTTAGAACACAAGGTCAAGCTGTCTGGGAGTAGCCCTACTGGAAACACTTGTTATGACATACTGGTTGATGTGCCCTTTACACCACAGAAGGAAATGCTAACTTACTTGGCAAATTTGGGGAAGAACAAGGAGATTGATGTTTGTGATGAAGCTATTTCTGCTGCGATAAAGAAAATACATGAACATAATCAAAGGCGAGCTTTTTTTCTAGGATTCAGTCAGTCACCATATGAGTTCATCAATGCCCTTGTTGCCTCTCAAGCCAGGGATTTGAAGCTTGTTTCTGGGGATTCAGTCCGTGATGAGGAAAATGAGAGGCGATCGGAATTCTACCATCAATCATG GATTGAAGATGCGGTCATACGCTACCTGAATCGCAAGGCTCCTCCCGGACAATGA
- the LOC116014366 gene encoding nucleolar protein 56-like — protein MALYLLYESASGYGLFLAHGLDEIGQSTDAVRKSIADLNRFGKVVKLVAFNPFESALDALNQCNAVSEGQMTDELRNFLELTLPKVKESKKAKFSLGLAEPKLGSHIFEETKIPCQSNEFVLELLRGVRLHFEKFIENLKAGDLEKAQLGLGHSYSRAKVKFNVNRVDNMVIQAIFLLDTLDKDVNTFSMRVREWYSWHFPELVKIINDNYLYAKLAKFIEDKSQLAEDSLPALTEIVGDEDKAKEIVEAAKASMGHDLSPIDLINVKQFAQRVMDLSEYRKSLYDYLVAKMHDIAPNLAALIGEVVGARLISHAGSLTNLAKCPSSTLQILGAEKALFRALKTKGNTPKYGLIFHSSFIGRASAKNKGRMARYLANKCSIASRLDCFLDNNTTSFGEKLREQVEERLDFYDKGVAPRKNIDVMKAAIENFQTKDADMSMDADTTPSKPSTKKSKKKKSKAVEDSEPMEEDKLDNTNGDASEEPKKKKKEKRKAEEELNNKGAENANGVNGTGDVDGSTKKKKKKSKKEGEEVETATEGKKKKKKSKAENEE, from the exons ATGGCGCTTTACCTTTTGTACGAGTCGGCCTCTGGTTATGGGCTGTTCCTGGCGCACGGGCTCGACGAAATCGGACAGAGTACCGATGCTGTCCGGAAGTCAATCGCCGATCTCAATCGCTTCGGCAAAGTTGTAAAACTCGTTGCATTTAACCCCTTCGAGTCCGCTCTCGATGCCCTGAATCAGTGCAACGCCGTTTCCGAAG GGCAAATGACAGATGAGCTAAGGAACTTCTTGGAACTTACTCTCCCAAAGGTAAAAGAGAGTAAGAAGGCTAAGTTCAGTTTAGGCCTTGCAGAACCAAAGCTGGGATCACATATatttgaagaaactaaaattCCTTGCCAAAGCAATGAATTTGTTCTAGAGCTTTTGCGAGGGGTGAGGTTGCATTTCGAGAAGTTCATTGAAAACCTAAAG GCGGGTGACCTGGAGAAAGCTCAGCTGGGTTTGGGACACAGCTATAGCAGAGCAAAGGTCAAATTCAATGTTAATCGGGTCGACAATATGGTTATTCAAGCAATATTCTTGCTTGATACTCTTGATAAAGATGTAAATACCTTCTCAATGAGAGTCAG AGAATGGTATTCTTGGCATTTCCCGGAACTGGTGAAGATTATTAATGATAATTATCTATATGCCAAACTGGCAAAATTTATTGAGGACAAATCCCAGTTAGCTGAGGACAGCTTACCAGCCTTAACTGAAATAGTTGGAGATGAAGATAAAGCCAAGGAAATAGTAGAAGCTGCAAAAGCATCCATGG GGCATGATTTGTCTCCAATTGATTTGATTAATGTCAAGCAGTTTGCACAGAGAGTAATGGATCTCTCTGAGTATAGGAAGAGCCTCTATGATTATTTGGTTGCCAAGATGCATGACATAGCACCAAATTTAGCTGCTCTGATTGGTGAAGTTGTTGGAGCCCGTTTAATATCTCATGCTGGTAGTCTTACAAACCTTGCCAAATGCCCTTCTTCTACCCTTCAGATACTTGGTGCTGAGAAGGCACTCTTTAG GGCCTTGAAGACCAAAGGGAACACACCCAAATATGGTCTTATATTTCATTCTTCCTTCATTGGTCGTGCTTCTGCTAAAAACAAAGGGCGAATGGCACGATATCTTGCAAACAAATGCTCTATTGCTTCACGCTTGGACTGTTTCTTAG ATAACAATACTACATCCTTCGGTGAGAAACTCCGTGAACAAGTTGAGGAGCGGCTTGATTTTTATGATAAGGGTGTTGCACCGCGCAAAAACATAGATGTGATGAAAGCTGCTATAGAAAATTTCCAAACTAAAG ATGCAGATATGTCTATGGATGCGGACACAACACCCAGCAAACCTTCCACAAAGAAAagcaagaaaaagaaatccAAGGCCGTGGAGGATAGTGAACCCATGGAAGAAGATAAACTCGATAATACAAATGGTGATGCATCTGAAGaaccaaagaagaagaaaaaggagaagCGAAAAGCAGAAGAGGAGCTAAACAACAAAGGTGCAGAAAATGCAAATGGTGTGAATGGAACTGGAGACGTGGATGGAAgtacaaaaaagaagaaaaaaaagagtaagAAAGAGGGAGAGGAAGTTGAAACAGCTACTGAaggtaaaaagaaaaagaaaaagtcaaaGGCTGAAAATGAAGAATGA
- the LOC116013004 gene encoding ATP-dependent DNA helicase PIF1-like, which translates to MYDVDTNKGGLFFVYGYGGTGKTFLWKTLSAALRSRGEIVLNVASSGIASLLLPGGRTAHSRFAIPISINEDSTCNIKQGSPLAELIIKAKLIIWDEAPMMHKHCFEALDKTMRDILRFSDSLSCNKTFGGKTVVLGGDFRQILPVIPKGTREDIVQASINSSYLWTNCQVLRLTKSLRLRSVTAEGEIEKLDAFAKWIADLGDGKLGGNTEDDCNINIPSQFLLQNRGDPIKQIVDETFPTFGTGVIDPEQLKSRAILAPTLDVVDQVNQYMNNLNQSSSKTYLSCDSVCKADTNDNMLAEVHTTEFLNSLKCSGVPNHSLELKVGSPIMLLRNIDHSIGLCNGTRLIVTKLGNHVIEAKILCGTHYGTNVLIPRLSLTPSDPRLPFKFQRKQFPVMLSYAMTINKSQGQTLSVVGLLLKKPVFNHGQLYVAVSRVSNPDGLKVLIADETKGLVNYTQNVVYNEIFNNL; encoded by the coding sequence ATGTATGATGTGGATACCAATAAAGGTGGGCTCTTCTTTGTCTATGGATATGGTGGCACGGGGAAAACATTTTTATGGAAGACACTATCAGCTGCTTTACGGTCAAGGGGAGAGATTGTACTGAATGTTGCATCCAGTGGTATAGCTTCACTATTGCTACCAGGTGGTAGGACTGCTCACTCAAGGTTTGCAATACCTATTTCTATAAATGAAGACTCGACATGCAACATCAAGCAAGGTAGTCCATTAGCTGAACTCATTATCAAAGCAAAGCTaataatttgggatgaagctcctatgatgcacaaacattgttttgaagCATTAGATAAAACAATGAGAGACATCCTCAGGTTCTCTGATTCTTTAAGCTGTAACAAGACCTTTGGTGGTAAAACAGTGGTTTTAGGTGGTGATTTCAGGCAGATTCTACCAGTTATTCCAAAAGGGACAAGAGAGGACATTGTCCAAGCCAGTATAAATTCTTCATATCTGTGGACTAATTGTCAAGTCCTGCGTCTTACAAAGAGTCTAAGACTGCGCAGTGTTACGGCTGAAGGAGAGATAGAGAAATTAGATGCATTTGCAAAATGGATTGCGGACTTAGGTGATGGAAAGCTTGGTGGTAATACCGAGGATGATTGCAATATCAATATTCCTTCACAATTTCTATTGCAAAACAGAGGAGATCCTATCAAACAAATTGTTGACGAAACATTTCCGACATTTGGTACTGGTGTTATAGATCCTGAACAGTTGAAGAGTAGAGCTATTTTGGCACCAACATTAGATGTTGTGGATCAAGTCAATCAATACATGAACAATTTAAATCAATCATCATCAAAGACTTATTTAAGTTGTGATTCTGTTTGCAAAGCGGATACTAATGACAATATGTTGGCCGAAGTGCACACTACTGAATTTTTAAACAGTTTAAAGTGTTCTGGTGTACCAAACCATTCCTTAGAATTAAAGGTTGGATCTCCAATAATGTTGTTGAGGAATATCGACCATTCGATTGGTCTTTGTAATGGAACGCGGTTGATTGTCACCAAGTTAGGTAACCATGTGATTGAAGCCAAGATATTATGTGGCACACATTATGGGACAAATGTATTGATACCCCGCCTATCTTTGACTCCGTCAGATCCAAGACTTCCGTTCAAATTTCAAAGGAAGCAGTTCCCGGTGATGTTGTCCTATGCAATGACAATAAACAAAAGCCAGGGACAAACATTGTCAGTAGTAGGTTTACTATTGAAGAAACCAGTATTCAACCATGGTCAGTTGTATGTTGCAGTTTCCCGTGTTAGTAATCCGGATGGACTCAAAGTCTTAATTGCTGATGAAACCAAGGGTTTAGTcaactatacacaaaatgtggtttacaatgaaattttcaataatttgtaa
- the LOC116013005 gene encoding uncharacterized protein LOC116013005: MGGKIDRTVNVGTSPPVFRLHGQNFHLMGSLLPQQGQRPKFAQLYIYDTQNEDSNRLNAVGDNDTTNRLHLDIVQNIKDALDENNAFVKSFRNASQHIENDPTAEIKIKLIGKRSKDARTYNLPQVQEVAALIVGDIDPDMGQRDILVETNSGHLQRISELNPAYLPLQYPLLYPYGEDGYREDIPFADILDRASTARNRVSPREYFSFRLQDRFEHTSTLLYARRLLQQYIVDAYTMIESGRLLYIRTHQKYLRCESYKRLTDALTNGEVDPTAQGKRIILPSTFTGGARYMIQNYQDAMAICKAMGYPSLFITFTCNPKWPELERFLKARNLKAEDRPDIICRVFKMKLNALISEIRKNNIFGVVTAVIYTIEFQKRGLPHAHILVFLTKNDSPKTPKDIDMWISAEIPNEICDPEYYKAVQEFMMHGPCGSCRKNSPCMVNGRCSKFFPKKYVTTSVLDRDGYPIYRRRDNGRTINKNGINLDNRYVVPHNRYLLMKYKAHINVEWCNQSRSIKYLFKYVNKGNDRVTAEFYNSTVDESTGKEIDEIKMYYDCRYISPCEAAWRIFSFEIQFRNPSIERLSFHLPDEQSIIFDDGDNVDSVINRPIVSQSMFTAWFAANLKFEEARQLTYAEMPRKFVWKKDKREWQPRQRNFAIGRIFYVPPKCGELFYLRCLLNLVRGPTSFEEIKCVDGKQYMSFRDACYARGLIEDDKEYVDAILEASLWATAYSLRKLFVTLLTSSSTSKPEIVWEAVWIHLAEDAEYQARRTLGVPNVVLTDTQKKNYALTEIEKLLTSCNKSLQDYPPMHIPDEPITDIQ, translated from the exons ATGGGAGGAAAGATCGATAGAACAGTCAATGTTGGCACAAGCCCGCCTGTCTTTAGATTGCATGGTCAAAATTTCCATTTAATGGGGAGTTTGCTGCCACAACAAGGCCAAAGGCCGAAATTTGCCCAGTTGTATATTTACGACACTCAGAATGAAGATTCCAATCGATTGAATGCAGTCGG GGACAATGATACTACCAACAGATTGCATCTTgatattgttcaaaatattaaagatgCTTTGGATGAAAACAATGCATTCGTGAAGTCATTTCGCAATGCAAGTCAGCATATTGAGAACGATCCTACAGCAGAGatcaaaatcaaattgataGGCAAGAGATCAAAAGATGCTAGGACATATAACTTGCCTCAAGTTCAAGAAGTTGCCGCTTTGATTGTTGGTGATATAGATCCAGATATGGGACAGCGCGATATTTTGGTGGAAACTAATTCAGGCCATCTGCAAAGAATTAGTGAATTGAATCCGGCTTATTTACCGTTACAGTATCCACTGCTATATCCATATGGTGAGGATGGATACAGAGAAGATATCCCGTTTGCGGACATTCTTGATCGGGCATCCACAGCAAGAAATCGTGTATCTCCACGTGAGTATTTCTCTTTCCGTTTGCAAGATAGGTTTGAGCACACATCAACATTATTGTATGCAAGAAGGTTGTTGCAACAATATATTGTTGATGCTTATACCATGATAGAGTCTGGCCGTTTGCTCTACATTAGGACACACCAAAAATATTTGAGGTGTGAATCTTATAAGCGCTTAACTGATGCATTGACTAATGGAGAAGTAGATCCTACTGCTCAAGGAAAGAGGATCATCTTGCCATCTACCTTTACTGGAGGAGCCAGATATATGATTCAAAACTACCAAGATGCAATGGCTATTTGCAAAGCTATGGGTTATCCTAGCCTCTTTATTACTTTTACATGTAATCCGAAGTGGCCCGAGCTAGAGAGGTTTTTAAAAGCACGCAATTTAAAGGCGGAAGATAGGCCAGATATCATATGCcgagttttcaaaatgaagcTAAACGCTCTTATTTCAGAGATTCGGAAGAATAACATTTTTGGAGTTGTTACAGCAg TCATTTATACTATTGAATTTCAGAAGAGGGGGTTGCCGCATGCGCATATTTTGGTATTCTTGACAAAGAATGACTCTCCTAAAACCCCAAAAGACATAGACATGTGGATATCTGCTGAGATTCCAAATGAGATTTGTGATCCTGAGTACTACAAAGCCGTTCAAGAATTCATGATGCATGGTCCTTGTGGTTCATGTAGGAAGAATTCACCTTGCATGGTAAATGGTCGTTGTTCTAAGTTCTTTCCAAAGAAATATGTTACAACTTCAGTCTTGGATCGTGATGGATATCCAATTTATCGGAGGCGTGACAATGGCCGCACAATAAACAAGAATGGGATCAACTTGGACAACAGATATGTTGTGCCTCATAATAGGTACTTATTGATGAAATACAAGGCGCACATTAATGTTGAATGGTGCAATCAGTCAAGATCAATTAAGTACTTATTCAAGTACGTCAACAAGGGAAATGATCGAGTAACTGCTGAGTTCTACAATAGTACCGTTGACGAATCAACTGGGAAAGAAATTGATGAAATCAAGATGTACTATGATTGTAGATATATATCACCGTGTGAGGCTGCCTGGAGGATCTTTTCCTTTGAAATACAGTTCCGAAATCCTTCAATTGAACGCTTAAGTTTCCACTTACCAGATGAGCAATCTATTATATTCGATGATGGTGATAATGTTGATAGTGTCATTAATCGTCCGATAGTGTCTCAAAGTATGTTCACTGCATGGTTTGCCGCTAACTTGAAATTTGAGGAAGCTAGGCAGTTAACGTATGCTGAAATGCCTAGGAAATTTGTTTGGAAGAAAGACAAAAGAGAATGGCAACCTAGACAAAGAAATTTTGCAATTGGAAGGATTTTCTATGTGCCACCAAAATGCggtgaattattttatttgagatGTTTACTAAATTTGGTCCGAGGTCCTACAAGTTTTGAAGAAATCAAATGTGTTGATGGAAAGCAGTATATGTCATTTAGAGATGCATGTTACGCTAGAGGATTAATTGAGGATGACAAAGAATATGTGGACGCTATTCTAGAGGCATCACTATGGGCAACTGCTTATTCTCTAAGGAAACTTTTTGTCACATTGTTGACGTCAAGTTCAACGTCAAAGCCAGAAATTGTGTGGGAAGCTGTTTGGATTCATCTAGCAGAAGATGCGGAATACCAAGCTAGAAGAACTTTAGGAgtcccaa ATGTAGTTCTTACAGATACACAAAAGAAGAACTATGCATTGACAGAGATTGAAAAATTATTGACTTCTTGCAACAAGTCATTACAAGATTATCCACCAATGCATATACCTGATGAACCAA TTACTGATATACAATAA
- the LOC116013006 gene encoding uncharacterized protein LOC116013006 has protein sequence MSMLYVLAKDISPQSYKKAIRLRLIRTYIVTEGRNKSAVKSQECVFHDIEGTYVHASIHADFIDQFSHLLKEGKVYAVKNFVAVSYYYQYKTTQHKYMMRFNQYTTIERHRRKGFPSLLFRIKPIEELLAGKVEEKLLIDVIGRVVEFYSPKDKVIAGFPTQLVDFLIEDSKGNRIKCTLWDEHVPAVMPFFNNHSDGHLIVLLQLCRAKTVDNEVRISSSYTATKVLFNLDCQEFADFRNSLKANCSPLRSISVVSYGHSANNSQSPMVVSTIRDLYERAEEGYYYVPGTIVSIESGKKWFYNSCRKPGCFKSLTLTETYYFCDTCKTNWAEGNVRYKVIVRVLDKTSDAPFVLWDKDCFELLGITALDLKVKYSMSKMQVPVEFEQLRNKSMVFRINLKNEHIRNPAKPISVLSVSHNEELEAQYCPSMLDDQDELSRMIEEDADDLESEESESGDEAISPIVQANLKLKGVANDQDEVDTGAIKRCLLDQFSSSQNLKKCRPLVIKEEKTL, from the exons ATGTCAATGCTCTATGTATTAGCAAAAGACATTTCTCCTCAATCCTATAAGAAAGCAATTAGATTAAGGTTGATTCGTACTTACATTGTGACTGAAGGTAGGAACAAATCTGCTGTGAAGAGTCAAGAGTGTGTCTTTCACGACATTGAG GGTACCTATGTTCATGCAAGTATACATGCCGATTTTATTGATCAGTTTTCCCATCTGCTAAAAGAAGGTAAAGTTTATGCAGTAAAAAACTTTGTGGCTGTGTCTTATTACTACCAGTATAAAACTACACAGCATAAATACATGATGAGGTTCAATCAATACACTACTATTGAGAGACATAGGAGAAAAGGTTTTCCAAGCCTTTTGTTTCGGATTAAACCTATTGAGGAGTTATTGGCTGGCAAGGTTGAAGAGAAGCTGTTGATTG ATGTTATTGGTAGAGTAGTTGAGTTCTATTCTCCTAAGGATAAGGTCATTGCTGGTTTTCCCACACAGTTGGTTGATTTTTTGATTGAAGACTCAAA GGGAAATAGAATCAAATGTACATTATGGGATGAGCACGTACCTGCTGTTATGCCATTTTTCAATAACCATAGCGATGGCCATTTGATTGTTTTGCTCCAGCTCTGTCGTGCGAAAACAGTTGACA atgagGTCAGGATCTCAAGCTCATACACTGCTACAAaggttttattcaatttggactgCCAAGAGTTTGCAGATTTCAGAAATAG TTTGAAGGCTAATTGTAGTCCACTCAGAAGTATTTCTGTGGTGTCTTATGGTCACAGTGCTAATAATTCACAGTCTCCTATGGTTGTCAGCACAATTCGAGATTTATATGAAAGGGCTGAG GAAGGGTATTATTATGTCCCAGGTACCATTGTATCAATTGAAAGTGGAAAGAAATGGTTCTATAACTCATGTAGAAAACCGGGCTGCTTTAAATCACTTACTCTTACAGAGACTTACTACTTTTGTGACACCTGCAAGACTAATTGGGcagaagggaatgtgagatacaaAGTAATTGTTAGGGTTCTAGACAAAACAAGTGATGCACCTTTTGTACTGTGGGATAAGGACTGTTTTGAACTTCTGGGCATTACTGCCTTAGATTTGAAAGTCAAGTACTCTatg TCTAAGATGCAGGTTCCAGTTGAGTTTGAACAATTGAGGAACAAATCTATGGTGTTTAGAATTAATCTTAAGAATGAACACATTAGGAATCCAGCTAAGCCTATATCAGTGTTAAGTGTTAGTCATAATGAGGAATTGGAAGCTCAATACTGTCCATCTATGTTGGATGATCAAGATGAATTATCCAGAATGATAGAGGAAGATGCAGATGATCTGGAATCCGAG GAAAGTGAATCAGGAGATGAGGCAATTAGTCCAATAGTGCAAGCTAACTTGAAGCTAAAAGGTGTGGCCAATGACCAAGATGAAGTTGACACAGGTGCTATTAAGAGATGTCTACTTGACCAGTTCTCATCAAGTCAGAATTTGAAGAAGTGTAGACCTTTAGTGATCAAGGAAGAAAAGACTTTATGA